A genome region from Setaria italica strain Yugu1 chromosome III, Setaria_italica_v2.0, whole genome shotgun sequence includes the following:
- the LOC101764151 gene encoding polygalacturonase inhibitor produces MAAAAAFSQQPHGRLLVLLLFCCLVGAATSGSTMQCHDEDQAALLAINDALGSPQHFTSWTPDTFCCDWYDVDCDNATGRVAGLTVIGDGNVTAAIPDAIANLTSLRTLVMRHLQGLTGVIPESLAQLSGLSQLTISYTGVSGPVPAFLSQLTELTLLDLSFNALTGSIPASLADLPALASIDLSRNRLEGPVPALLLSKCAGEAELWLSHNNLSGAIPAGFAAVNFTHLDLSRNSLSGDASPVLGRGKPLQHLDLSRNDFRFSLTAVEMPEGLTYLDLSHNAIRGRVPAQVADLAGLQLFNVSYNKLCNVLPTGGVMAKFDAYSYQHNKCLCGSPLPACHRRYLL; encoded by the coding sequence atggccgccgccgccgcattctCTCAGCAACCACACGGCCGCCTGCTAGTCCTGCTGCTCTTCTGctgcctcgtcggcgccgccacctCGGGCTCCACGATGCAATGCCACGACGAGGACCaggcggcgctgctggccatCAACGACGCGCTGGGCAGCCCCCAACACTTCACGTCGTGGACGCCCGACACCTTCTGCTGCGACTGGTACGACGTCGACTGCGACAACGCCACGGGCCGCGTCGCCGGCCTCACCGTCATCGGGGACGGCAACGTCACGGCCGCCATCCCGGACGCCATCGCCAACCTCACCAGCCTCCGCACCCTAGTCATGCGCCACCTCCAGGGCCTCACCGGCGTCATCCCGGAGTCGCTCGCCCAGCTCTCCGGCCTCTCCCAGCTCACCATCTCCTACACCGGCGTCTCCGGCCCCGTGCCGGCGTTCCTCTCCCAGCTCACCGAGCTCACGCTCCTCGACCTCTCCTTCAACGCCCTCACCGGCTCCATCCCGGCGTCGCTCGCCGACCTCCCCGCGCTCGCCAGCATCGACCTCAGCCGCAACCGACTCGAGGGCCCCGTCCCGGCGCTGCTCCTCAGCAAgtgcgccggcgaggccgagctCTGGCTCTCGCACAACAACCTCTCCGGCGCCATCCCCGCCGGCTTCGCGGCCGTCAACTTCACGCACCTCGACCTCTCGCGCAACTCCCTCTCCGGCGACGCCTCCCCCGTCCTCGGCCGGGGGAAGCCGCTGCAGCACCTTGACCTGTCCCGCAACGACTTCCGATTCAGCCTCACGGCCGTGGAGATGCCGGAGGGGCTCACCTACTTGGACCTTAGCCACAACGCCATCCGCGGCCGAGTCCCGGCGCAGGTCGCCGACCTCGCCGGCCTCCAGCTCTTCAACGTCAGCTACAACAAGCTCTGCAACGTGCTGCCCACCGGCGGGGTCATGGCGAAGTTCGACGCCTACAGCTACCAGCACAACAAGTGCCTCTGCGGATCCCCGCTCCCGGCCTGCCACCGTCGTTACTTGCTCTGA
- the LOC101764557 gene encoding transforming growth factor-beta receptor-associated protein 1 → MGSQPPASRAALEPLATLDPAALAGFPASSPLTVRAAALSAHLLYLGTGGGKLLLFSLQDPSTPEFLRLLPIGATLPVSAILPLPSVARLLVLADGLLLLADPLLSRPVRRLGSLRNVAAVAARRGYSADPVSASCSIAVSVGKKLLRVDLTLQDGDELDVQTREIAAVEGVKTLAWVDDSVFVATATGYSLFSSTAGQGVDIFTLPESSGHPRVKPLSGGDEVMLLVDNVGVVVDRFGQPVGSSLVFNTTPDCIAEVYPYVIVAGNAKVDVYRRRNGVHLETIPVARTGQGVLIVASDDDGIGTELVVIATAYKVFCYRKVSSVEQIKASLRRKNYKEAISLLEEFQSDGEISKDMISFVHAQLGFLLLFDLRFEDAVNHFLLSETMQPSEIFPFIMPDPNRWSDLVPRKRYWGLHPPPKPLEEVIDDGLVTVQQALFLKKAGVDTVVDEDFLSNPPSRADLLEQAIRNIIRYLCASRMKNLSSPEMEGVDTFLMYLYRALDLVDDMEKLASSQNSCVVDELESLLDDSGHLRTLAFLYGSKGICPKALAIWRILARNYSSGLWKDMSENGSCGSSVEKRSGEEIAAIEAAKILKTSSDEDLVLEHLGWVADIDQELAIAVLTSEMRENQLSPEKVVAAIDTEKVVIHQRYLQWLIEDQGCDDPHYHTSYALSLAKSAIEAVHMESKYRGKDDREIDSDAQFIYLLREKLQLFLQASDLYDPEDVLDVIAESELWLEKAILYRKMGQENIVLQILALKLEDSEAAEQYCAEIGRDDAYIQLLGLYLDPQNGKEPMFTAAVRLLHNHGKSLDPMQVLERLSPDMPLQLASDTILRMLRARVHHHRQGQIVHNLSRATNLDARLTRLEERSRHVQLTDESICDSCRARLGTKLFVMYPDDSVVCYRCYRNQQGDSSSGHGRSLRKDVIFKQSWLVSR, encoded by the exons ATGGGGTCCCAGCCGCCGGCCTCCCGCGCGGCCCTCGAGCCCCTCGCCACGCTCGACCCCGCTGCGCTCGCCGGCttccctgcctcctcccccctCACCGTCCGCGCTGCCGCCCTCTCCGCCCACCTGCTCTACctgggcaccggcggcggcaagctcctcctcttctccctccagGATCCCTCCACTCCGGAgttcctccgcctcctccccatcGGCGCCACCCTCCCCGTCTCCGCGATCCTCCCGCTCCCCTCCGTCGCCCGCCTCCTAGTCCTTgccgacggcctcctcctcctcgccgaccCGCTCCTCTCCCGCCCCGTCCGCCGCCTCGGCTCCCTGCGcaacgtcgccgccgtcgccgcccgccgcggttATTCCGCCGACCCGGTCTCCGCGTCATGTTCCATCGCTGTCTCCGTCGGCAAGAAGCTGCTCCGTGTGGACCTCACGCTGCAGGACGGCGACGAGCTGGATGTGCAGACGCGCGAGATCGCCGCCGTCGAGGGTGTCAAGACGCTCGCTTGGGTCGATGACTCCGTCTTCGTTGCAACCGCGACTGGGTACTCACTCTTCTCTAGCACCGCCGGCCAGGGTGTGGACATATTCACGCTCCCGGAGTCCTCCGGACACCCGAGGGTGAAGCCACTCTCCGGTGGTGACGAGGTGATGCTCCTGGTGGACAATGTTGGGGTGGTCGTCGACAGATTCGGCCAGCCAGTTGGAAGCAGCTTGGTGTTCAACACTACACCTGACTGTATAGCCGAGGTGTATCCCTATGTGATTGTTGCTGGGAACGCCAAGGTGGATGTGTACAGAAGGAGAAACGGGGTGCACCTAGAGACAATTCCTGTTGCCAGGACTGGTCAGGGTGTTTTGATTGTGGCTAGCGATGATGATGGGATCGGCACAGAGCTAGTTGTGATCGCTACAGCTTATAAG GTTTTTTGCTACCGTAAAGTATCTTCAGTGGAGCAGATTAAGGCATCCTTACGAAGGAAGAACTACAAGGAAGCTATTTCTCTGTTAGAAGAGTTTCAGTCAGATGGTGAAATCTCAAAAGATATGATCTCCTTTGTCCATGCACAACTTGGATTCTTGTTGCTTTTCGACTTGCGCTTTGAGGATGCTGTAAATCATTTCTTGCTCTCGGAGACTATGCAGCCATCAGAAATATTTCCATTCATCATGCCGGATCCTAACCGTTGGTCAGATCTG GTGCCGAGAAAGCGTTATTGGGGTTTGCATCCTCCCCCTAAGCCCCTTGAAGAAGTTATTGATGATGGACTGGTAACAGTTCAACAGGCATTGTTTCTGAAAAAGGCAGGTGTGGATACAGTTGTGGATGAAGATTTCCTTTCAAACCCACCAAGTAGAGCTGATCTTTTAGAACAAGCGATCAGAAATATTATCAG gtacctatgtgcatCGCGGATGAAGAATCTGTCTTCTCCGGAGATGGAAGGAGTTGATACTTTTCTGATGTATCTTTATAGAGCACTTGATCTTGTTGATGACATGGAGAAGCTTGCATCATCTCAGAATAGCTGTGTTGTG GATGAACTAGAATCCCTTTTGGATGACTCTGGACATTTGCGGACACTTGCTTTCTTATATGGCAGTAAAGGAATATGCCCCAAAGCTCTTGCTATATGGCGTATTTTGGCAAGAAATTATAGTTCTGGTTTGTGGAAGGATATGTCTGAAAATGGTTCTTGTGGAAGTTCGGTTGAAAAAAGATCTGGTGAGGAAATTGCCGCTATAGAAGCAGCCAAGATCCTCAAAACATCATCTGATGAGGACCTTGTTCTGGAACATCTTGGATGG GTGGCAGACATTGATCAAGAGCTGGCGATTGCAGTTTTAACATCAGAGATGAGGGAAAATCAACTCTCACCAG AGAAGGTTGTCGCTGCTATTGATACAGAGAAGGTTGTAATCCATCAAAG ATATTTGCAGTGGTTGATTGAGGATCAAGGTTGTGATGATCCTCACTATCACACATCATATGCTCTTTCGCTGGCCAAATCTGCGATTGAAGCAGTTCATATGGAATCTAAATATAGAGGGAAAGATGATAGAGAAATTGATTCTGATGCACAATTCATTTACTTGTTAAGAGAGAAGTTGCAGTTGTTTCTGCAAGCTTCAGACCTGTATGATCCAGAAGACGTGCTCGATGTGATAGCAGAATCTGAGCTATGGCTGGAAAAG GCCATATTGTATAGGAAGATGGGCCAAGAGAATATTGTACTTCAGATACTAGCATT GAAACTGGAGGATAGTGAAGCTGCCGAACAGTATTGTGCAGAGATTGGTCGAGATGATGCCTATATTCA GCTTTTGGGTTTGTATTTGGATCCTCAAAATGGGAAAGAGCCTATGTTTACAGCAGCTGTACGACTTCTTCATAACCATGGGAAATCTTTGGATCCAATGCAAGTATTGGAG AGATTATCTCCCGATATGCCTCTTCAGCTGGCATCAGATACAATTTTGCGAATGCTGAGAGCCCGGGTGCACCATCATCGTCAAGGACAG ATTGTTCACAATTTATCACGTGCGACAAACCTCGATGCACGGTTGACAAGATTGGAGGAGAGATCAAGGCATGTGCAGCTGACTGACGAGAGTATCTGCGATTCCTGTCGAGCTCGACTCGGCACCAAGCTATTTGTGATGTACCCAGATGACTCAGTTGTCTGCTACAGG TGCTACCGGAACCAGCAAGGTGATTCCTCCTCAGGGCATGGCCGTAGCTTGAGGAAAGATGTTATATTCAAACAGAGCTGGCTTGTCAGTAGGTAG